The Amycolatopsis sp. DG1A-15b genome contains the following window.
CATCGCCCGGCCGAAGTGCGACTTGGCACCGGCCAGGATCCACGGGTGCTCGGCGAGGTCGTCCAGGGCCGCCGACCCGGACGGCACGGCACCTCGGGGCACCGCCGCGTGCAGCCGTTCGACGGCCACGACGGCCCGCTCCAGCCCGGCGTCCCACGAGGTCGGCGCGTCGGAGTACTCGATCACGAACGACAGGTCGAGAGTGCCGTCGCGGACCGCCTCGGCGGTGTCCTCCGGCGCCAGTTCGCGGGTGCGGACCTCGATGCCGGGGTGCTCGCCGGCGAGCGCGGTCAGGGCCGTCGGCAGCAGCCCCGAGGCCACCGACGCCCACACCCCGGCGGTCAGCCGGACCGTTCGCGACTCCTGGGCCTCTTCCAAGGCGAGCGTCGCGCGCTCCACCGAGCCGAGGATCTCTTCGGCGTGCTCGGTGAGCAAGGTGCCCAGCTCGGTCAGCTGGACACGCCGGCCGAGCCGCTCGAACAGCTTCGCGCCCACGTCCCGCTCGAGCTGCGCGAGCTGCTGCGACACCGCCGAAGCGGTGTAGTGCAGCGCGGCGGCCGCCGCGGTCACGGTGCCCCGGCGGTGCAGCTCGCGCAGCATCCGCAAGCGGTGCAGCGAAAGCTCCATACACAAAACTTAAACGAGATCGTGCAGCAGCGTTAAATGGACGGGCGGGCCACCCGGGGCGCACGCTCGTGGTGGCGGTCACGAGGCCGCCCCGGACTTCCCTGGAGGTGAGTGGCCCGATGACCCCCGTCCAGCCGCTGATGCGGCTCACGTGGACCGATCCCGTGACCGGTGCGCCCGGCTACCTGGTCGTGCACAGCCTGGTCTCCGGCGTCGCCACCGGCGGCACCCGGATGCGGGCCGGCTGCACGATGACCGAGGTCGAGGACCTCGCCCGGGGCATGGCCAACAAGACCGCCACCTTCAACCTGCCCGTCGGCGGGGCCAAGGGCGGCATCGACTTCGACCCCAAGGACCCGCGCGCGTTCGACGTGCTGAAGCGGTTCTGCGCGTTCCTGCGGCCGTGGCTGGACGCGCACTGGGTGACCGCCGAAGACCTGGGCGTGCCGCAGCACCTGATCGACTCGGTGTTCGCCGAGCTGGGGCTGGAGCAGTCGTACCACGCGGCGATCCGCCGTTCGGCCGACCCGGCCCGGACCCTGCGCCGGGTGCAGGCGGGCCTCAACGCGCCGGTCCCCGGCGGGTTGCTGCTCGGCGACGTCGTCGGCGGCTACGGCGTGGCGCAGGCGTGCCTGGGCGTCGCGGCGGCGTGGGACTGGAACGCGCGCGAAACGACGGTGGCCATCCAGGGCATCGGCACCATGGGCGGCGGCGCGGCCTGGTACCTGCACGAAGCCGGGGTGAAGGTGGTCGCCGTGGCCGACGCGGCGGGCACGTTGCACGACCCCACCGGCCTCGACGTCCCGGCGCTGCTCGACCTGCGCGACCGCTTCGGCGAGGTCGACCGGTCCCGGCTGCCCGCCGGGGTCCGGTCGCTGCCGCGGGAGACGATCGTCGGGATCGACGCGGACATCTTCGTGCCGGCCGCGATCTCCTACGCGCTGCGGGCGGACAACGAGAGCGTCGTGAAGGCCAAGGTGGTCGTCGAAGCGGCCAACGCCGCGACGACGCCGGAAGCGGAGGCCGCGCTGTCGGCCCGCGGGGTCGCGGTGGTGCCGGACTTCGTCGCCAACGCGGGCGCGGCGGCGTGGGCGTGGTGGCTGCTGCTGGGCGAGGTCGGCGCGGACCCGGCCGACTCGTTCCTGCGGCTGCGCACGGAAATGCAGGCGAAGATCGCCCTGCTGCTGGCGGAGTGGAAGATGGACCGACTCCCCCTGCGCGTCACCGGGCTGCGGCTGGCCGAGACCAACCGGGCCCGGCGCGCCGAAGCCGCGCTCACTCCCGAAGGGGAGCCGGCGCTGCTCATCCCCTGAGCGCGAAGCGGTCGGTCGCGCCGATCAGGACCTCCTGCATCGACGCGGCCGACACCGTGTGCCCGACGTCGTCCAGCATCACCAGTTCGCTGCCCGGCCAGGCGTGGTGCAGCAGCCAGGGCGTGCCGACGAGGTTGTTCGTGTCGAGCACGCCCTGCGCCAGCACCGCCGGGATGCCCGCGAGCTTGCCCGCCTGGCGCAGGATCTCGCCGTCCTCGAGGAATGCGCGGTTGCTGAAGTAGTGGGTGACGAGCCGGGCGAAGCAGAGCCGGTACGCCGGGTCCTCGAAGACGTCGTGCGGCGGCACGCCCGGCAGCATCGCGTCCTCCCAGGCGCACCAGTCCTTCGCGGCCCGGTGGTGGACGGCGGGGTCCGGGTCCATCAGCAGCCGGTGGTAGGCCGCCGAAAGGTCGCCGTCGCGCTCGCCTTCCGGCACGCCTTCGCGGAACTTCGCGAAGCCGTCCGGGAAGTACGCGCCCAGGCCGCGGATGAGCATCTCGATCTCGATGAAGCGATCGGTCGCCAGGCCCATCAGGACGACTTCGCTGATCCGCTCGGTGTGGCGCAGCGCGTAGGCCAGGCTGAGCACCGAACCCCAGGAACCGCCGAACAGCAGCCACTTTTCGATCCCGAGGTGGCCGCGGAGACGCTCGAAGTCGGCCACCAGGTGGTCGGTGGTGTTGGCCGACAGGTCGGCGACCGGGGCGCCGGCGTGCGGGGTGCTGCGCCCGCAGCCGCGCTGGTCGACCAGGACGATCCGGTAGCGCTCGGGGTCGAAGAACCGGCGGACGTTCTCCGAGCAGCCGGATCCGGGGCCGCCGTGCACGACGAGCGCGGGCTTCCCGGCCGGGTTTCCGCAGGTCTCCCAGTAGATCTCGTGCCCGTCGCCGACGTCGAGCATGCCGTGCTCGTAGGGCTCGATCTCGGGGTACAGCATCAGCGCGTCCTTCCACCGGGAGATACAACAGCGCTGTCACGTTAGCGCCGCACGCGGCGTCCGCGCACGGTCTTTTTCGCTCAGCCCAGCGTGCCGGCCAGCTCGGCGAGCGTGTCGGCCAGCTCCTGCGGGCCCGCCGGGCCGATGTGGATGACGGCGTCGTCGCCCGAGCCGGCGGTGTAGCTGAGGTAGCGCCCCCAGTCGGTGTCGGCGTAGTGCAGCGGCTGCTGCAGGCAGGTGTGGCGGCCGACGTCGTCGCGACGGCCGACGTAGAGCTCCCCGCTGCCCGAGACCGGCCGCTGCACGAGGCTGACGACGTCGGCGACGGCCGGGTCGAGCGGGTAGGCGGCCTGCCCGCGGCGGGCCGCCTCGGTCAGGTCGGCGACCCGGACGGTGCGCAGCCGCCCACCACCGGCCCCGACCGGCGGCAGCTGCTCGACGAGGGACTCGGCAAGCCGGTTCCGGTCGATTTCCTGCACGCCGACGTGCGTCCCGTCGGAGACGGCCAGGACGGCCTGCAGCCCCTTGGCGGCGGCGAGCACGCCGTAGGTCCGACCGCCGGTGCCGACCCAGCCGTAGCACTCCCGCGCCGGGCTGACCAGCAACGGGAGCCAGTCGAGGAAGTCGACGGTGGCCCGCCCGCGGGCATCGACCAGCCCGGCCTCGGCGAGCGCGGCGTCGACCCGCTTGCCGGCTTCCTCGCGCTCTTCGTCCGAGAGCCACAGCGGCTCCGGGCGCAGGGTGAGGTGGAGCTGGCCGACCTGCTCGCGTTCGGCCAGCGCCGCCAGTGCCTCGACCGGAACGTCGACCCGGCCTGTTGCCACGTCCACCCGCCTACTCGCCGATGACCGGCGGACT
Protein-coding sequences here:
- a CDS encoding LysR family transcriptional regulator; translation: MELSLHRLRMLRELHRRGTVTAAAAALHYTASAVSQQLAQLERDVGAKLFERLGRRVQLTELGTLLTEHAEEILGSVERATLALEEAQESRTVRLTAGVWASVASGLLPTALTALAGEHPGIEVRTRELAPEDTAEAVRDGTLDLSFVIEYSDAPTSWDAGLERAVVAVERLHAAVPRGAVPSGSAALDDLAEHPWILAGAKSHFGRAMRTACQRHGFSPKINHEVEEQSTAMAMVGAGLGITLVSDLGLRQLRPPGIDVVTLTTPLLRTVSIAYRRTASRRPALHLVIDAVRASAAELGLGTEPALP
- a CDS encoding Glu/Leu/Phe/Val dehydrogenase dimerization domain-containing protein, producing the protein MTPVQPLMRLTWTDPVTGAPGYLVVHSLVSGVATGGTRMRAGCTMTEVEDLARGMANKTATFNLPVGGAKGGIDFDPKDPRAFDVLKRFCAFLRPWLDAHWVTAEDLGVPQHLIDSVFAELGLEQSYHAAIRRSADPARTLRRVQAGLNAPVPGGLLLGDVVGGYGVAQACLGVAAAWDWNARETTVAIQGIGTMGGGAAWYLHEAGVKVVAVADAAGTLHDPTGLDVPALLDLRDRFGEVDRSRLPAGVRSLPRETIVGIDADIFVPAAISYALRADNESVVKAKVVVEAANAATTPEAEAALSARGVAVVPDFVANAGAAAWAWWLLLGEVGADPADSFLRLRTEMQAKIALLLAEWKMDRLPLRVTGLRLAETNRARRAEAALTPEGEPALLIP
- the pip gene encoding prolyl aminopeptidase → MLYPEIEPYEHGMLDVGDGHEIYWETCGNPAGKPALVVHGGPGSGCSENVRRFFDPERYRIVLVDQRGCGRSTPHAGAPVADLSANTTDHLVADFERLRGHLGIEKWLLFGGSWGSVLSLAYALRHTERISEVVLMGLATDRFIEIEMLIRGLGAYFPDGFAKFREGVPEGERDGDLSAAYHRLLMDPDPAVHHRAAKDWCAWEDAMLPGVPPHDVFEDPAYRLCFARLVTHYFSNRAFLEDGEILRQAGKLAGIPAVLAQGVLDTNNLVGTPWLLHHAWPGSELVMLDDVGHTVSAASMQEVLIGATDRFALRG
- a CDS encoding ESX secretion-associated protein EspG, giving the protein MDVATGRVDVPVEALAALAEREQVGQLHLTLRPEPLWLSDEEREEAGKRVDAALAEAGLVDARGRATVDFLDWLPLLVSPARECYGWVGTGGRTYGVLAAAKGLQAVLAVSDGTHVGVQEIDRNRLAESLVEQLPPVGAGGGRLRTVRVADLTEAARRGQAAYPLDPAVADVVSLVQRPVSGSGELYVGRRDDVGRHTCLQQPLHYADTDWGRYLSYTAGSGDDAVIHIGPAGPQELADTLAELAGTLG